The following proteins are encoded in a genomic region of Sulfurospirillum arsenophilum NBRC 109478:
- a CDS encoding manganese efflux pump MntP, which yields MIEVLLLAFALSMDAFAVSIGLGAKQNGHTTKALALKSGLFFGIFQAIMPLIGYLGGKGVLGFVSSYASYIAFGLLLLIGAKMIYEGVNEGVEEEIAKITNKIMLTLAIATSIDAMAAGFSLMLLPLNPFLACGIIGLTTFVISFIGVYVGKLTGTWLESKAEIFGGVVLVVIGFRILFF from the coding sequence ATGATAGAGGTATTGCTATTGGCGTTTGCACTGAGTATGGATGCCTTTGCGGTTTCTATTGGACTTGGCGCTAAACAAAATGGGCATACCACTAAAGCCCTTGCCCTTAAATCTGGGCTCTTTTTTGGTATTTTTCAAGCCATAATGCCACTTATTGGCTACTTGGGTGGAAAAGGTGTTTTGGGGTTCGTCAGCAGTTATGCGTCGTATATTGCTTTTGGGCTTCTGCTTCTTATTGGTGCCAAGATGATCTATGAAGGGGTCAATGAGGGCGTTGAAGAGGAGATTGCGAAGATTACCAATAAGATTATGCTTACCCTTGCCATTGCCACGAGTATTGATGCTATGGCCGCGGGTTTTAGCTTGATGCTTTTGCCCCTTAATCCTTTTCTCGCCTGTGGTATCATCGGTTTGACAACATTTGTCATCAGTTTTATCGGTGTTTATGTTGGAAAATTGACAGGAACGTGGTTGGAGAGTAAAGCTGAGATTTTTGGCGGCGTGGTTTTGGTAGTGATAGGTTTTAGGATTTTATTTTTTTAG
- a CDS encoding OmpW family outer membrane protein gives MKKSLIVASLLCASLSGLIAAEAGNEWFVGGEFGGMSMHLKTSGYSDMPSKGISDEGVYKDTIDSTYEGIKVGKYFDFGRIYGNVSYQNKKEDVSSYTFGLGYDYLFKNKSGLTPFIGVNASYSIAKYDTDVAKDLQLDKPKGFNYGPEAGFLYSVTKNTELEIGVRYMISDVKDTFSIDNGTDRADVKLEAEKIIQYYVGVNYKF, from the coding sequence ATGAAAAAAAGTTTGATCGTTGCATCACTACTGTGTGCAAGTTTATCAGGGCTTATTGCAGCCGAAGCGGGTAACGAATGGTTTGTAGGTGGAGAGTTTGGTGGTATGAGTATGCATCTTAAAACATCTGGATACTCTGATATGCCAAGTAAAGGAATTAGTGATGAAGGTGTTTATAAAGATACTATTGATAGTACTTATGAAGGTATCAAAGTAGGTAAATATTTTGACTTTGGTAGAATTTACGGAAATGTATCGTATCAAAACAAAAAAGAAGACGTATCATCCTATACATTCGGTTTAGGATATGACTACTTATTTAAAAATAAATCTGGATTGACACCTTTTATCGGTGTCAATGCTTCTTATAGCATAGCAAAATATGATACTGATGTTGCGAAAGACCTCCAACTTGATAAACCAAAAGGCTTTAATTATGGTCCAGAAGCTGGTTTTCTTTACTCAGTTACAAAAAATACAGAGTTAGAGATCGGTGTTCGTTATATGATCAGTGATGTTAAGGATACATTCTCAATCGATAATGGCACAGATAGAGCCGATGTCAAACTTGAAGCTGAAAAAATTATTCAGTACTATGTTGGCGTAAACTACAAATTCTAA
- a CDS encoding helix-turn-helix domain-containing protein, which translates to MKFKQLARIDQSAGLAEHKLTLGNIILKTVESLDDDFIEKFHQTIGKNVKKLRERKGYSQLVLSQTLGYKSVGLISQAEIYHKGQHFNLEHLLKIAHVLECHIEDFFQESVGE; encoded by the coding sequence ATGAAATTCAAGCAACTAGCAAGAATAGATCAATCAGCAGGTTTAGCTGAACATAAATTGACATTAGGGAATATTATTTTGAAAACGGTTGAAAGTTTAGACGATGATTTTATTGAGAAGTTTCATCAGACTATTGGAAAAAATGTAAAAAAACTACGTGAACGCAAAGGGTATTCGCAGTTGGTTCTTTCTCAAACATTGGGGTACAAATCGGTTGGACTTATCTCGCAAGCTGAGATTTACCATAAGGGGCAACACTTTAATCTAGAGCATCTTTTGAAGATTGCTCATGTGTTAGAGTGTCACATTGAAGATTTTTTTCAAGAAAGTGTTGGCGAATAA
- a CDS encoding M48 family metallopeptidase encodes MSSFIEYQGETLCYSIIMNRRLKHLYIKIDPIKGVIVKTPSYPKEYIHSLVLQKAEWIFTKMRAAKARTTLPSLFEEEGKVLYLGEPILLHVKQSPEAFYKEKTIPLVTRLVEEWSFLMGVKPTKISFRKAKKRWGSCSHTNELSFNLSLAQLPLECITYIVIHELSHIDHKHHQKAFWQCVAEHMPEYKICEKILKNYSPTLS; translated from the coding sequence ATGTCATCTTTTATAGAGTATCAAGGCGAAACGCTTTGTTACTCTATCATTATGAACCGCCGCCTGAAACATCTCTACATTAAGATCGACCCTATCAAAGGGGTCATTGTTAAAACTCCCTCTTATCCCAAAGAGTATATCCACTCTTTAGTCCTACAAAAAGCTGAATGGATTTTCACTAAAATGAGAGCTGCCAAAGCACGTACAACCCTGCCTTCTCTCTTTGAAGAAGAGGGAAAAGTGCTTTATTTGGGTGAACCTATTTTATTACATGTAAAACAATCACCTGAAGCTTTTTACAAAGAAAAAACCATACCTTTAGTGACACGACTTGTTGAAGAGTGGAGTTTTTTAATGGGTGTGAAACCTACAAAAATTAGCTTTCGCAAGGCAAAAAAACGTTGGGGAAGTTGTTCGCATACCAATGAGCTAAGCTTTAACCTTAGCCTCGCACAACTGCCTTTAGAGTGCATCACCTACATCGTCATCCATGAACTCTCACACATCGACCATAAGCACCACCAAAAAGCCTTTTGGCAATGCGTGGCCGAACATATGCCTGAGTATAAAATATGCGAGAAAATTCTTAAAAATTATTCGCCAACACTTTCTTGA
- the dnaJ gene encoding molecular chaperone DnaJ yields the protein MDLEYYEILEITRSADATEIKKAYRKLALQYHPDRNQGDKEAEEKFKAINEAYQVLSDEQKRSTYDRYGKSGLDSQGFSHFSDMRYEDIMGDLGSIFESVFGGGFSSGGFGGGGSKQNRKYNLDLEAEVTLAFNEAIFGTKKEVSYSYKKPCDICDGTGSKDKSKATCKECKGKGQVFYRQGFMTFSQTCPECNGKGSVVTNPCPICKAKGFSQVDDKVTIDIPEGIDNNNRIRVAGRGNIDERGAKGDLYILVHVKEDEHFVRHNDDIYIEVPVFFTQVALGETIKIPTIRGETELELPLGAKDKQQFIFKKEGVKNVHTHQLGGMIAQISIRYPKKITKEQKELLEKLQAEFGIETKHKDEKYEGVFDKIKSWFN from the coding sequence GTGGATCTAGAATATTATGAAATATTAGAAATTACCAGAAGTGCAGACGCTACTGAGATTAAAAAAGCATACCGTAAATTAGCACTACAGTACCATCCTGATCGCAACCAAGGCGACAAAGAGGCTGAAGAAAAATTCAAAGCAATTAATGAAGCGTATCAAGTCTTAAGTGATGAGCAAAAACGCTCTACATACGATCGTTATGGTAAATCTGGGCTTGATTCTCAAGGCTTTAGTCACTTCTCCGACATGCGTTATGAAGACATTATGGGCGATCTTGGCTCTATTTTCGAGTCAGTCTTTGGTGGAGGCTTTAGCAGTGGTGGTTTTGGCGGAGGCGGCTCAAAACAAAATAGAAAATATAATCTAGACTTAGAAGCCGAAGTAACCTTAGCCTTTAACGAAGCCATTTTTGGCACCAAAAAAGAGGTTAGCTACTCCTATAAAAAACCTTGCGATATCTGCGATGGAACAGGCAGTAAAGACAAATCAAAAGCAACATGTAAAGAGTGTAAAGGCAAAGGTCAGGTGTTCTATCGCCAAGGCTTTATGACTTTCTCACAAACGTGCCCTGAGTGTAACGGTAAAGGTAGTGTTGTCACCAATCCGTGCCCAATCTGTAAAGCCAAAGGCTTTAGCCAAGTTGATGACAAAGTAACCATCGATATTCCAGAAGGCATCGACAACAACAACCGCATTCGTGTTGCAGGTCGTGGAAACATTGATGAAAGAGGCGCTAAAGGCGATCTTTATATCTTAGTACACGTCAAAGAAGATGAGCACTTTGTACGCCATAATGATGACATCTACATTGAAGTACCGGTATTTTTTACGCAAGTTGCGCTTGGTGAAACCATTAAAATTCCAACCATTCGTGGTGAAACTGAACTTGAACTCCCACTGGGTGCAAAAGATAAACAGCAATTTATCTTCAAAAAAGAGGGTGTCAAAAACGTTCATACCCATCAACTAGGTGGAATGATCGCTCAAATTTCGATTCGTTACCCTAAAAAAATCACCAAAGAACAAAAAGAGTTACTTGAAAAACTCCAAGCAGAATTTGGCATAGAGACAAAACACAAAGATGAGAAATACGAAGGCGTCTTTGACAAAATAAAAAGCTGGTTTAATTAA
- a CDS encoding Spy/CpxP family protein refolding chaperone, protein MKKTILTLATLVALGTTSAFAFGGGTCQGMQPDGMGMMQGGGMGGQGMMMHGNKGGMMGMPMLQQLNLTDDQRHKLAVLQSEMKLEMTKMQDPKMMTKMQDLMTGESFNKKEFIKMHNEMHEKMLALQADHMEKVFNLLTKEQRAELKTLMAQKPMNKPATATPTSK, encoded by the coding sequence ATGAAAAAGACAATCTTAACGCTAGCAACTTTAGTTGCGCTTGGAACGACAAGCGCCTTCGCATTTGGTGGAGGTACCTGTCAAGGTATGCAACCCGATGGTATGGGAATGATGCAAGGTGGAGGAATGGGTGGTCAAGGTATGATGATGCACGGTAACAAAGGTGGCATGATGGGTATGCCTATGCTTCAACAACTCAACCTTACAGATGATCAACGTCATAAATTGGCTGTTTTGCAAAGTGAAATGAAGTTAGAAATGACAAAAATGCAAGATCCAAAGATGATGACAAAAATGCAAGATTTGATGACGGGTGAGAGCTTCAACAAAAAAGAATTTATTAAAATGCACAATGAAATGCATGAGAAGATGTTAGCACTTCAAGCAGATCATATGGAAAAAGTGTTTAATCTTTTAACCAAAGAGCAACGTGCTGAGCTGAAAACGCTTATGGCTCAAAAACCAATGAATAAACCCGCTACTGCAACACCTACAAGTAAATAA
- a CDS encoding response regulator transcription factor, which produces MINVLMIEDDAEFAEILSEYLAKYNIKITNFEDPYLGLSAGVKKYDLLILDLTLPGMDGLEVCKEVVAKYDIPIIISSARSDISDKVIGLQIGADDYLPKPYDPKEMYARIQSLIRRYKKSSSLEEQQGSSVFSVDEKRHEISFKNEVLGLTPAEYEILSYMIKQNGFSISREQLVYNCKSLKDKGSKSLDVIIGRLRSKINDDSKNPEYIHSVRGIGYKLVG; this is translated from the coding sequence ATGATTAACGTTTTGATGATAGAAGATGATGCTGAATTTGCTGAAATCTTAAGTGAATATCTCGCGAAATACAATATCAAAATTACCAATTTTGAAGACCCTTATTTGGGACTGAGTGCAGGTGTTAAAAAATACGATCTTTTGATTTTAGATTTGACATTGCCTGGCATGGATGGTCTTGAAGTGTGCAAAGAGGTCGTGGCAAAGTATGATATTCCTATCATCATCTCCTCGGCTCGCAGTGACATTAGCGACAAAGTGATTGGTCTTCAAATCGGCGCAGATGATTACTTGCCAAAACCGTACGATCCTAAGGAAATGTACGCACGCATTCAAAGCTTGATTCGTCGTTATAAAAAAAGCTCATCTCTTGAAGAACAACAAGGTTCGAGTGTCTTTTCAGTAGACGAAAAACGCCATGAAATCTCTTTTAAAAATGAAGTGCTAGGGCTTACGCCTGCGGAGTATGAGATACTCTCTTACATGATTAAACAAAATGGTTTTTCCATCTCTCGTGAGCAACTCGTTTATAACTGCAAATCGCTGAAAGATAAAGGCTCTAAAAGTTTAGATGTCATTATTGGAAGGCTACGTTCTAAAATTAATGATGACTCCAAAAACCCCGAATACATCCACTCTGTTCGAGGGATTGGGTATAAGTTAGTCGGATGA
- a CDS encoding ArsS family sensor histidine kinase, with amino-acid sequence MIKNSILNKISAIFFLSLFLLAMFFALLLEHQSDKNLENMKQRQLQSVNYLLVMYRNNVQPGDIEEYFNNFGLKKVASKHLRDSVLANGVVIFQKLSPISRFSSIVYNDRYYLFIDNFESSVLLESQDYKNFNESLWVVFVIALFILLYMYVSIFKSIAPLKTLSSQIRKFACGDLSIECKSESNDEIGEVANEFDRAVKKISDLVNARQLFLRTIMHELKTPIGKGRIVAEMLEDAIAKKRLISVFGRLDMLISEFSKIEQITSKRYELTLHEYSLLHVIDQAVDLLMLDEKKCEEQVHIEGDFDFKVSVDFELMALAIKNLMDNAMKHSLNHNVFVKSKDQTVIIANAGDPLKMSIDEYFQPFVSGSKACGSGLGLGLYIVKNIIAQHGLEVVYSYEEGFHQFSIDFSKGCAV; translated from the coding sequence ATGATTAAAAACTCGATTCTAAACAAGATCAGCGCGATCTTTTTTCTTTCGCTTTTTTTATTGGCGATGTTTTTTGCTCTTTTACTGGAGCATCAAAGTGATAAAAACTTAGAAAATATGAAACAACGCCAACTCCAATCGGTCAATTATCTTTTAGTCATGTACCGTAATAACGTACAACCGGGAGATATTGAAGAGTACTTTAATAATTTTGGACTCAAAAAAGTTGCAAGTAAACATCTACGTGATTCAGTCCTTGCAAATGGGGTTGTCATCTTTCAAAAACTCTCACCCATCAGCCGTTTCTCATCCATCGTTTACAATGATCGTTACTATCTTTTTATCGATAATTTTGAATCCAGTGTGCTTTTAGAGAGTCAAGACTATAAAAATTTTAACGAGAGTTTATGGGTTGTTTTTGTCATTGCTCTGTTTATTTTACTCTACATGTATGTCTCTATTTTTAAAAGTATTGCTCCCTTAAAGACGCTAAGCTCGCAGATACGAAAGTTTGCCTGTGGGGATTTAAGCATTGAGTGTAAAAGTGAATCCAACGATGAAATTGGCGAAGTGGCAAATGAGTTTGACCGTGCTGTTAAAAAAATAAGCGATTTGGTCAATGCCCGTCAACTCTTTTTGCGTACCATTATGCATGAGCTTAAAACACCTATTGGCAAAGGGCGAATTGTCGCAGAGATGTTAGAGGATGCAATCGCCAAAAAACGTCTCATTAGTGTTTTTGGAAGACTGGATATGCTGATCTCCGAGTTTTCAAAGATTGAGCAGATTACTTCCAAGCGTTATGAACTTACGCTTCATGAGTATTCACTTTTACATGTAATCGATCAAGCGGTTGATCTTCTGATGCTGGATGAGAAAAAATGTGAAGAACAAGTACATATCGAAGGTGATTTTGATTTTAAAGTGAGCGTTGATTTTGAACTTATGGCATTGGCCATCAAAAATCTCATGGACAATGCGATGAAGCATAGCCTGAATCATAATGTTTTTGTAAAAAGTAAAGATCAAACAGTGATTATTGCCAACGCAGGCGATCCTCTTAAAATGTCTATCGATGAGTATTTTCAGCCTTTCGTCTCAGGGTCAAAAGCGTGCGGTAGTGGTCTTGGGCTGGGACTTTATATTGTTAAAAACATCATCGCTCAACATGGCTTAGAAGTCGTGTATAGTTATGAAGAAGGATTCCATCAATTTAGTATCGATTTTTCCAAAGGGTGTGCCGTATGA
- the recR gene encoding recombination mediator RecR, whose amino-acid sequence MMRGLEKFNKLVEAFEKLPTVGRKSAVRFAYHLVLNDTFSAMKLANAIESAIKSIRKCERCGALSEHEICDICLDERRDVQKLCIVESAKDIFVLEEHKLFDGRYFVLGDLEEETLSQLETIVQEGVKEMIFALTPSLASDALILFIEDKLKNHTLHFTKIAQGVPTGVHLENVDMLSLSKALESRTKI is encoded by the coding sequence ATGATGCGAGGATTAGAGAAGTTTAATAAACTGGTTGAGGCATTTGAGAAACTTCCTACTGTTGGTCGAAAGTCAGCTGTTCGGTTTGCGTACCATCTTGTGTTAAACGACACGTTTTCTGCTATGAAACTTGCCAATGCTATTGAGAGTGCGATTAAAAGTATTCGAAAGTGTGAACGTTGTGGGGCTTTAAGTGAGCATGAAATTTGCGATATTTGTCTGGATGAAAGACGTGATGTCCAAAAACTCTGTATCGTTGAGAGTGCAAAGGACATTTTTGTGCTTGAAGAGCATAAACTCTTTGATGGGCGTTATTTTGTTCTGGGTGATTTGGAAGAGGAAACGTTGAGCCAGTTAGAAACCATCGTACAAGAGGGTGTCAAAGAGATGATCTTTGCGCTTACTCCTTCTTTAGCCAGTGATGCTCTTATTTTATTTATTGAAGATAAGCTCAAAAACCATACACTTCATTTTACCAAGATCGCACAAGGTGTGCCGACAGGTGTTCATCTTGAAAATGTTGATATGCTCTCTTTATCCAAAGCCCTCGAATCGCGTACGAAGATTTAA
- a CDS encoding PAS domain S-box protein, with translation MNLISTLFHTLFSSDDSAYNALYRFFDKSSSIMLLLDPENGKILNANEAAAHYYGYTLEQLTHMSISTINTLPAELVREERQRALKEERNYFNFKHQLANGEVRDVEVFSTPINLKEKRVLFSIIHDITDRKNAERELLEVNENLAKQEILFKQILDTSSVAIFLVNMEGHITHANQRMAEMFLYPLEELINKEYVELIHTSEREIGRQKMLSLLGSKISSVDLERVYCRTDGSSFWGQLTGKRFYDAKGEEIGLVGVIADIDERKYIQQCEQHHKQILQMIANTSPLSTILHVMTGDIESIHHHRIGCSMLLFDETNHKLILGATSNELQLLSTTLIDASEGDKHFLAHLLHLPAQPVLFSTLDEESWWHEKTQDLHLKDRQHCFANPIVSAFGKPLGLLMICSLQEQPLTPREIKLVEDEVQFIALAIEKSKSDAKLQLAANVFTHAKEGIIITDPYGTIIEANEAFVRNSGYSLDEIIGHDPRIMKSGRQETVFYAQMWESILTLGHWQGEIWNRRKDGSIYAEMLTISAVKDSEGEIQNFVALFTDITIIKEHEKELEHLAHHDVLTSLPNRMLLWDRLSQAIAEAQRYNTYLAVLYIDLDGFKEINDTYGHSIGDELLIAVSKRIASLLRKNETVARLGGDEFVALLTDLKNPQECELILKRIIEAMSEVIVIHGIDLYISASIGISFYPDDSLNAEELILYADKAMYSAKELGKNCYFFFNQTKK, from the coding sequence ATGAACCTAATTTCAACGCTATTTCATACATTATTTTCATCAGACGATAGTGCCTACAATGCGCTGTACCGTTTTTTTGACAAAAGTAGTTCCATCATGTTGCTGCTTGATCCTGAAAATGGAAAAATTCTCAATGCCAATGAAGCTGCCGCACACTACTATGGGTACACCTTAGAGCAACTCACCCACATGTCTATTTCAACGATTAACACACTTCCCGCTGAACTGGTGAGAGAAGAACGCCAACGTGCCCTTAAAGAAGAGCGTAATTACTTTAACTTTAAACATCAGCTTGCCAATGGTGAAGTGCGCGATGTTGAAGTTTTTTCAACGCCTATCAATCTTAAAGAGAAGAGAGTTCTTTTCTCCATTATTCATGATATTACCGATCGTAAAAATGCAGAACGCGAACTCTTAGAGGTCAATGAAAATCTTGCCAAACAAGAGATTCTTTTTAAACAAATTCTTGATACGTCCAGTGTTGCTATCTTTTTAGTCAATATGGAAGGTCATATTACGCATGCAAATCAACGTATGGCTGAGATGTTTTTGTACCCACTGGAAGAGCTTATCAACAAAGAATATGTAGAGCTCATCCACACTTCAGAAAGAGAGATTGGACGCCAAAAAATGCTATCGCTTTTGGGCAGTAAAATTTCTTCGGTGGATTTGGAGCGTGTCTATTGCAGAACCGATGGTAGTAGCTTTTGGGGACAATTAACGGGGAAACGATTTTACGATGCCAAAGGCGAAGAGATAGGACTTGTCGGTGTTATTGCAGACATTGATGAACGTAAATACATTCAACAATGTGAACAGCACCATAAACAAATTTTACAGATGATTGCAAATACTTCACCCCTTTCGACCATTTTACATGTAATGACAGGAGACATCGAGTCAATTCATCACCATCGCATTGGATGCAGCATGCTGTTGTTTGATGAAACCAACCATAAACTCATACTGGGAGCTACTTCAAATGAGCTTCAACTTCTTAGCACCACACTCATCGATGCTTCCGAAGGTGATAAACACTTTTTAGCACATCTTCTTCACCTACCAGCTCAGCCTGTACTGTTTAGTACGCTTGATGAAGAGTCATGGTGGCATGAAAAAACACAAGATCTCCATTTAAAAGATAGGCAACATTGCTTTGCAAACCCTATTGTCTCCGCTTTTGGGAAACCTTTGGGGCTTTTGATGATCTGCTCTTTGCAAGAGCAACCGCTTACACCAAGAGAGATCAAGCTCGTCGAAGATGAAGTACAGTTTATTGCCCTTGCAATTGAAAAGAGTAAAAGCGACGCTAAACTACAACTCGCAGCCAATGTCTTTACGCACGCCAAAGAGGGAATTATTATCACAGATCCTTATGGCACCATCATAGAAGCCAATGAGGCTTTTGTACGTAACTCTGGGTATTCTCTGGATGAGATCATTGGGCACGATCCACGCATTATGAAATCCGGTAGGCAAGAGACGGTATTTTATGCACAAATGTGGGAGAGTATTCTTACCCTTGGCCATTGGCAAGGTGAGATTTGGAACCGTCGCAAAGATGGCAGTATTTACGCTGAGATGCTGACTATCAGTGCAGTCAAAGACAGCGAAGGTGAAATTCAAAATTTTGTAGCGCTTTTTACAGACATTACCATTATCAAAGAGCATGAAAAAGAGCTCGAACACCTTGCCCATCATGATGTCCTTACCTCACTTCCAAATCGCATGTTGCTTTGGGATAGGTTGAGCCAAGCCATCGCTGAGGCACAACGTTACAACACTTATTTAGCTGTTTTGTACATTGATCTGGATGGATTTAAAGAGATCAATGACACCTATGGGCACAGCATTGGCGATGAATTGCTTATTGCCGTTTCTAAACGGATTGCTTCGTTATTACGTAAAAATGAGACTGTCGCACGTTTAGGTGGTGATGAGTTTGTAGCTCTTTTGACCGATCTTAAAAATCCGCAAGAATGTGAACTTATTTTAAAAAGAATAATAGAAGCGATGAGTGAAGTGATTGTCATTCATGGGATTGATCTTTACATCTCCGCCAGTATTGGCATCAGTTTTTACCCCGATGACTCCCTCAATGCCGAAGAGCTCATCTTATATGCCGATAAAGCGATGTACAGCGCCAAAGAATTAGGTAAAAATTGTTACTTTTTTTTCAATCAGACTAAAAAATAG
- a CDS encoding zf-TFIIB domain-containing protein, with translation MKCPVCGTVDLLMSERSGIEIDYCPQCRGVWLDRGELDKIIERSSAPVAPNPTQQYYGKAEKSHQQQGHYKKKESFLGELFDF, from the coding sequence ATGAAATGCCCTGTATGTGGAACAGTTGATCTGTTAATGAGTGAAAGATCGGGAATCGAGATAGATTACTGCCCGCAGTGTCGAGGTGTTTGGTTAGATCGTGGTGAGCTTGATAAAATCATTGAGCGCTCAAGTGCTCCCGTTGCGCCAAATCCAACGCAACAGTACTATGGAAAAGCTGAAAAATCACATCAGCAACAAGGTCATTACAAGAAAAAAGAGAGTTTTCTAGGTGAGCTTTTTGATTTTTAG
- a CDS encoding fatty acid--CoA ligase yields the protein MQLEKTLNNPYAHDYQLLIKNILNAPISFDPNQEIVYRSEKRFTYATFKKRVHRLANMLSSMGVKEGDTVAVMDYDSHRYLECYFAIPMIGAVLHTINIRLAPEQILYTIDHAEDDIILAHTDFLPVLEQIKGRLDVESFIVLSDDEKIPPTSLHVKGEYEELLAKQSDFFDFPDFSENTRATTFYTTGTTGLPKGVYFTHRQLVLHTLGALSTLGSAPKQGCFHQGDVYMPITPMFHVHAWGLPYVATMLGVKQVYPGRYMPDLLLELIDKENVTFSHCVPTIMHMLFNSPKINEVNLKRWKVMIGGASLPKAMCKEALSRGIDMFTGYGMSETCPILSVAQLTPEMLELDDDAQSTIRIKTGRPMGLVEMLVVDEQMQALPRDGISTGEIVVRSPWLTQGYFKDQKNSELLWHGGYLHTGDMANVDEKGYIKITDRVKDIIKVGGEWVSSLELEDIINQHPYVNEVAVIGVEDDRWGERPLALVVIDPQKVITDKELLLHAKEFIKKGIMAREGMLLKIKFVESIDKTSVGKVDKKELRKKYAL from the coding sequence GTGCAACTTGAAAAAACACTAAACAACCCTTACGCGCATGACTATCAGCTACTGATTAAAAACATCCTAAACGCCCCCATCTCTTTTGATCCAAACCAAGAAATTGTCTATCGTAGCGAGAAGCGTTTTACCTATGCTACGTTTAAGAAGCGCGTTCACAGACTTGCCAATATGCTAAGCTCCATGGGCGTAAAAGAAGGCGATACAGTAGCGGTGATGGATTATGACTCGCATCGCTACTTGGAGTGCTATTTTGCCATTCCTATGATTGGCGCTGTTCTTCATACGATCAACATAAGACTTGCTCCTGAGCAGATTCTCTACACCATTGACCATGCCGAAGATGATATCATCTTAGCGCATACCGATTTTTTACCCGTACTGGAACAGATCAAAGGAAGGCTTGATGTGGAGAGCTTTATCGTTTTGTCTGATGATGAAAAAATTCCGCCAACCTCTTTACATGTAAAAGGTGAATACGAAGAGCTTCTTGCAAAACAGAGTGACTTTTTTGACTTTCCTGATTTTAGTGAAAATACGCGTGCAACGACTTTTTACACCACGGGAACAACAGGTCTTCCCAAAGGTGTTTACTTTACCCATCGACAACTCGTTCTTCATACGCTTGGTGCGCTCTCCACACTCGGAAGTGCTCCAAAGCAAGGATGTTTCCACCAAGGCGATGTCTATATGCCCATCACGCCTATGTTTCATGTCCATGCGTGGGGATTGCCTTATGTGGCAACCATGTTAGGTGTCAAACAAGTTTACCCAGGGCGTTATATGCCAGACCTTCTTTTAGAGCTCATTGATAAAGAAAACGTCACCTTCTCACACTGTGTTCCAACCATCATGCATATGCTCTTTAACTCTCCTAAAATCAATGAAGTCAATCTGAAAAGATGGAAAGTGATGATCGGAGGAGCATCGCTTCCGAAAGCCATGTGCAAAGAGGCTCTCTCAAGAGGCATCGATATGTTCACAGGATATGGAATGAGCGAAACCTGCCCGATTTTAAGTGTGGCACAACTCACTCCTGAGATGTTAGAACTAGACGATGATGCACAGAGCACTATACGCATTAAAACCGGTCGCCCAATGGGATTAGTAGAAATGCTCGTCGTAGATGAGCAAATGCAAGCTCTTCCAAGAGATGGTATCAGTACGGGGGAAATTGTCGTGCGCTCTCCGTGGCTAACCCAAGGCTATTTTAAAGACCAGAAAAATTCTGAACTACTCTGGCATGGTGGATACCTCCATACGGGGGATATGGCCAATGTAGATGAAAAAGGCTACATCAAAATTACCGATCGTGTCAAAGACATCATTAAAGTAGGTGGTGAATGGGTCTCTTCACTCGAACTTGAAGACATCATCAACCAACATCCGTATGTCAATGAAGTTGCAGTTATTGGTGTAGAGGATGACCGATGGGGTGAGCGACCGCTTGCACTTGTGGTCATTGATCCGCAAAAGGTGATAACCGATAAAGAGCTACTGCTTCATGCCAAAGAGTTTATTAAAAAAGGAATTATGGCAAGAGAAGGAATGCTGCTCAAAATAAAATTTGTTGAAAGTATTGATAAAACCAGTGTTGGTAAAGTTGATAAAAAAGAACTTCGTAAAAAATATGCTCTCTAA